Proteins encoded together in one Ictidomys tridecemlineatus isolate mIctTri1 chromosome 3, mIctTri1.hap1, whole genome shotgun sequence window:
- the Cog1 gene encoding conserved oligomeric Golgi complex subunit 1 isoform X5 translates to MAAAAASPALKRLDLRDPAALFETHGAEEIRGLERQVRAEIEHKKEELRQMVGERYRDLIEAADTIGQMRRCAEGLVDAVKATDQYCARLRQAGWPRPPRAPQPQPPSQEKFYSMAAQIKLLLEIPEKIWSFMEASQYLHATQLYLLCCHLHSLLQLDSSSSRYNPILSRFPILIRQVAAASHFRSTILQESKMLLKCQAVSDQAIAEALCSIMLLEESSPRQALTDFLLARKTTIQKLLNQPHHGAGIKAQICSLVELLATTLNQAHALFYTLPEDLLPDPSLPCGLLFSTLETITGQQPTGKGISVLKGEMKLCSWFRRLPASVIEFQPALRTLAHPISQEYLRDTLQKWIHMCNEDIKNGITNLLMYVKSMKGLAGIRDAMWELLTNESTSHNWEVVCQRLLERPLLFWEDMMQQLFLDRLQTLTKEGFESISRSSKELLVSALQELESSTSNSTSNKHIHFEQNMSLFLWSESPSDLPPDAAWVNVANRGQFASSGLSMKAQAISPYVQNFCSALDSKLKVKLDDLLAYLPSDDVPLPKDAVTTQTKSSAFDRYADAGTVQAMLQTHSVACIKHILDGIQVELQNIEEVVQGQQDVLQGTKLHAVLFMARLCQSLGELCPHLKQCIVGKSRSSDKPSREARALKKQGKSKAQEILPVQAKWQEVKDVLLQQSVMGYRVWSSAVVKVLIHGFTQSLLLDDAGSVLATATNWDELEIQEETESGSSVTSKIRLPTQPSWYVQSFLFSLCQEINRVGGHALPKVTLQEMLKSCMVQVVAAYEELSEEKQIKREGAFPVTQNRALQLLYDLRYLSIVLTAKSEEAKSGRNKPDSRCHTLPGLPEAVFLQ, encoded by the exons ATGGCGGCTGCGGCCGCCTCCCCCGCGTTGAAGCGACTGGATCTGCGGGACCCTGCGGCGCTTTTCGAGACTCATGGGGCTGAGGAGATCCGCGGGCTGGAGCGCCAGGTTCGGGCCGAGATCGAGCACAAGAAGGAGGAGCTGCGGCAGATGGTGGGAGAGCGGTACCGCGACCTGATCGAGGCGGCCGACACCATCGGGCAGATGCGCCGCTGCGCTGAGGGGCTGGTGGACGCCGTGAAGGCCACCGACCAGTACTGCGCCCGCCTGCGCCAGGCCGGCTGGCCGCGGCCCCCGCGCGCTCCGCAG CCACAGCCACCATCCCAGGAGAAGTTCTACAGCATGGCTGCCCAGATCAAACTACTCTTAGAAATCCCTGAGAAGATCTGGAGCTTCATGGAAGCCTCTCAGTATCTCCATGCCACACAGCTCTACCTGCTCTGCTGCCATCTTCACAGTCTGCTCCAGCTGGATTCTTCTAGTTCCCGATACAACCCCATCCTTTCCCGATTTCCTATACTTATCCGGCAGGTAGCAGCAGCCAGCCACTTCCG ATCAACCATTCTGCAAGAAAGCAAGATGCTACTCAAATGCCAAGCTGTGTCTGACCAAGCTATAGCTGAGGCCCTCTGCTCTATAATGCTCTTAGAAGAGAGTTCTCCCCGCCAAGCCCTCACCGACTTCCTGTTGGCCAGAAAGACAACTATTCAGAAACTTCTCAACCAGCCACACCATG GTGCTGGCATCAAGGCCCAGATTTGCTCTTTAGTGGAGTTGCTGGCCACCACTTTGAACCAGGCTCATGCCCTTTTCTACACTTTGCCAGAAGATCTGCTGCCAGATCCATCCCTGCCGTGTGGCTTGCTCTTCTCTACTCTGGAGACCATCACAGGCCAGCAACCTACTG GAAAGGGCATCAGTGTTCTGAAAGGGGAGATGAAGCTCTGCAGCTGGTTCAGACGCCTGCCAGCATCCGTCATCGAGTTCCAGCCAGCACTCCGAACCCTTGCACATCCCATCAGCCAGGAGTACTTGAGAGACACGCTGCAGAAATGGATCCACAT GTGTAACGAAGACATCAAAAATGGGATCACCAACCTGCTTATGTATGTGAAGAGCATGAAGGGTCTTGCAGGGATCCGAGATGCCATGTGGGAGTTACTTACCAATGAATCCACCAGTCACAACTGGGAGGTAGTGTGTCAGAGGCTTCTGGAGAGGCCACTCTTATTCTGGGAGGACATGATGCAGCAGCTCTTCCTGGACCGGTTACAG ACTCTGACAAAAGAAGGCTTTGAATCCATCTCCAGGAGCTCCAAAGAACTCCTGGTCTCAGCTTTGCAGGAGCTTGAGAGCAGCACCAGCAACTCCACATCAAATAAGCACATCCACTTTGAGCAGAACATGTCTCTCTTCCTCTGGTCAGAGAgtcccagtgacctgcctccaGATGCTGCCTGGGTCAATGTGGCAAACCGGGGTCAGTTTGCCAGTAGTGGCCTCTCAATGAAAGCCCAAGCTATCAGCCCTTATGTACAGAACTTCTGCTCTGCCCTGGATTCCAAACTGAAGGTTAAATTGGATGACCTCCTGGCTTACCTTCCCTCTGATGATGTGCCTCTGCCCAAGGATGCTGTCACCACTCAGACCAAGAGCTCTGCCTTTGACAGATATGCAGATGCTGGGACTGTGCAGGCCATGCTGCAGACGCACTCGGTGGCATGCATCAAGCACATCCTGGATGGCATCCAGGTGGAGCTGCAGAACATTGAGGAAGTTGTGCAAGGCCAGCAGGATGTGCTCCAAGGCACCAAGCTGCACGCCGTGCTTTTCATGGCCAGACTCTGCCAGTCTCTAGGAGAACTGTGCCCCCACCTGAAACAGTGTATTGTGGGCAAGTCCAGGAGCTCTGACAAACCATCAAGGGAGGCTAGGGCTCTGAAAAAGCAGGGGAAGAGCAAAGCCCAGGAAATCCTTCCTGTACAGGCCAAATGGCAAGAAGTTAAAGATGTACTCCTCCAGCAGAGTGTGATGGGCTACCGGGTCTGGAGCTCAGCAGTCGTGAAG GTTCTGATTCATGGATTCACCCAGTCATTGCTTTTAGATGATGCCGGTTCAGTCCTGGCCACAGCTACCAACTGGGATGAATTAGAAATTCAAGAGGAGACAGAGTCTGGCAGCAGCGTCACATCAAAGATCAGACTTCCTACACAG CCATCCTGGTATGTACAGTCCTTCCTGTTCAGCTTATGCCAGGAAATTAACCGGGTTGGAGGTCATGCTTTGCCAAAGGTGACACTGCAGGAGATGCTGAAAAGCTGCATGGTTCAAGTGGTAGCTGCCTATGAGGAACTTTCTGAAGAAAAGCAGATTAAG